In the Streptomyces sp. f51 genome, one interval contains:
- a CDS encoding response regulator transcription factor — protein sequence MLRALAVDDEQPSLEELLYLLNADPRIGSAEGASDATEALRRLNRALESGPGGPEAIDVVFLDIHMPGLDGLDLARLLGGFARPPLVVFVTAHEGFAVQAFDLKALDYVLKPVRRERLAEAVRRAAQLRDTAPLIPVHEPDPDHISVELGGVTRFVAVEDITHAEAHGDYARLHTAQGSHLVRIPLSTLEERWRSRGFVRIHRRHLVALRHIGELRLDAGTVSVLVDSVELQVSRRHARQLRDLLLRRTTS from the coding sequence ATGCTGCGCGCGCTCGCCGTCGACGACGAACAACCCTCCCTCGAAGAGCTGCTGTACCTCCTGAACGCCGACCCGCGGATCGGCAGCGCCGAGGGCGCGAGCGACGCGACCGAGGCGCTGCGCCGGCTCAACCGGGCCCTGGAGAGCGGCCCCGGGGGACCCGAGGCCATCGACGTCGTCTTCCTCGACATCCACATGCCGGGCCTCGACGGACTCGACCTGGCCCGGCTGCTCGGCGGGTTCGCCCGGCCGCCGCTCGTCGTGTTCGTCACCGCCCACGAGGGCTTCGCCGTACAGGCCTTCGACCTCAAGGCCCTGGACTACGTCCTGAAGCCCGTACGCCGCGAACGGCTCGCCGAGGCGGTCCGGCGGGCCGCCCAACTGCGCGACACCGCACCCCTGATCCCCGTCCACGAGCCGGACCCCGACCACATATCCGTCGAACTCGGCGGAGTGACACGGTTCGTGGCCGTCGAGGACATCACCCACGCCGAGGCCCACGGCGACTACGCGCGGCTGCACACCGCGCAGGGCAGCCATCTGGTGCGCATCCCGCTGTCCACCCTGGAGGAGCGCTGGCGCTCCCGCGGCTTCGTCCGCATCCACCGCCGCCATCTCGTCGCCCTGCGCCACATCGGCGAACTCCGCCTGGACGCCGGTACGGTGAGCGTCCTCGTCGACTCCGTCGAACTCCAGGTCAGCCGCCGGCACGCCCGCCAACTGCGCGATCTGCTGCTGCGCCGGACCACGAGCTGA
- a CDS encoding Lrp/AsnC family transcriptional regulator: MNSKPAMFDELDRKIITALMANARTSFAEIGAAIGLSATAVKRRVDRLRETGVITGFTATVKPAALGWRTEAYVEVYCEGAAPPRRLAEVVRNHPEITAAMTVTGGADALLHVRAVDVEHFEEVLERIRVEPFIRKTISYMVLSHLLPEAPEAGATHAAPDDAGNVR; the protein is encoded by the coding sequence ATGAACAGCAAGCCCGCCATGTTCGACGAGCTCGACCGCAAGATCATCACAGCCCTGATGGCCAATGCCCGGACGAGCTTCGCGGAGATCGGCGCGGCGATCGGGCTGTCCGCGACGGCGGTCAAGCGCCGGGTCGACCGGCTGCGCGAGACGGGGGTGATCACCGGGTTCACGGCCACGGTGAAGCCCGCGGCGCTCGGCTGGCGCACGGAGGCGTACGTGGAGGTGTACTGCGAGGGCGCGGCGCCTCCCCGGCGGCTCGCCGAGGTGGTGCGCAACCATCCGGAGATCACCGCGGCGATGACGGTGACCGGGGGCGCGGACGCGCTGCTGCACGTGCGGGCCGTCGATGTGGAGCACTTCGAGGAGGTGCTCGAACGCATCCGGGTGGAGCCGTTCATCCGGAAGACGATCAGCTACATGGTGCTGTCCCATCTGCTGCCCGAGGCCCCGGAGGCCGGGGCGACCCACGCCGCCCCGGATGACGCAGGAAACGTGCGCTGA
- a CDS encoding cation acetate symporter, with product MNENYSVPAVALVVVATVLVGAFGLRISRTTSDFYVASRTVGPRLNAAAISGEYLSAASFLGIAGLVLVQGPDMLWYPVGYTAGYLVLLLFVAAPLRRSGAYTLPDFAEARLGSQAVRRLAGAFVVGVGWLYLLPQLQGAGLTLAVLTNAPDWFGGVLVAVVVVATVAAGGMRSITFVQAFQYWLKLTALLVPALFLVLAWQAHGAPRDAFGEPPAFREQRLVRVGSTLDLRLSGPLTVTATGTVDGRRYEGERVRLPGGTHRIAGGTRLTFDRGARVPAAERGGDDTLSTSPSAGNGERPLYATYGLILATFLGTMGLPHVVVRFYTSPHGVAARRTTVAVLGLIGVFYLLPPVYGALGRLYAPELSLTGDADAAVLLLPDRMIGGVGGDLLGALVAGGAFAAFLSTASGLTMAVAGVLTQDVLPSRGVRHFRLGTVLAMAVPLAASVLVGGLPVADAVGLAFAVSASSFCPLLVLGIWWRRLTPPGAAAGMLGGGGAALVAVGATMAGYPGTSGPLRTLLAWPALWSVPLGFVTMVLVSLATAARVPAGTAAILARFHLPEELTDDQVRAAAGGTAGTASGTGR from the coding sequence GTGAACGAGAACTACTCCGTTCCCGCCGTCGCGCTCGTCGTCGTCGCGACCGTCCTGGTCGGCGCGTTCGGGCTGCGTATCTCCCGTACCACCTCCGACTTCTACGTCGCCTCGCGCACCGTCGGGCCCCGGCTCAACGCGGCCGCGATCAGCGGCGAATACCTCTCCGCCGCCTCCTTCCTCGGCATCGCGGGCCTGGTGCTCGTCCAGGGACCCGACATGCTCTGGTACCCGGTCGGCTACACCGCCGGCTATCTCGTGCTGCTCCTCTTCGTCGCGGCCCCGCTGCGCCGCTCCGGCGCCTACACCCTGCCCGACTTCGCGGAGGCCCGGCTCGGCTCCCAGGCCGTCCGACGGCTCGCCGGGGCCTTCGTCGTCGGCGTCGGCTGGCTTTATCTTCTGCCCCAACTCCAGGGCGCGGGACTGACGCTGGCGGTGCTGACCAACGCGCCCGACTGGTTCGGCGGGGTCCTCGTGGCCGTCGTCGTCGTGGCCACCGTCGCCGCGGGCGGCATGCGCAGCATCACCTTCGTCCAGGCCTTCCAGTACTGGCTCAAGCTCACCGCCCTGCTCGTCCCCGCGCTCTTCCTGGTCCTCGCCTGGCAGGCGCACGGCGCACCCCGCGACGCCTTCGGGGAACCCCCGGCCTTCCGCGAACAGCGCCTCGTCCGGGTCGGCTCCACACTCGACCTGAGGCTGTCCGGGCCGCTCACCGTCACCGCCACGGGCACCGTCGACGGACGGCGCTACGAGGGCGAGCGCGTCCGGCTCCCGGGCGGCACCCACCGCATCGCCGGCGGCACCCGGCTGACCTTCGACCGGGGCGCCCGGGTCCCGGCCGCGGAACGGGGCGGCGACGACACCCTGTCGACCTCCCCGTCCGCCGGGAACGGGGAACGCCCGCTCTACGCCACCTACGGACTGATCCTCGCCACGTTCCTCGGCACGATGGGCCTGCCGCACGTCGTCGTCCGCTTCTACACCAGCCCGCACGGAGTCGCCGCCCGCCGCACCACCGTCGCCGTGCTCGGCCTGATCGGCGTCTTCTACCTCCTGCCGCCCGTCTACGGGGCGCTGGGCCGGCTGTACGCCCCCGAACTCAGCCTCACCGGCGACGCGGACGCCGCCGTGCTCCTGCTGCCCGACAGGATGATCGGCGGAGTCGGCGGCGACCTGCTCGGGGCGCTCGTCGCGGGCGGCGCCTTCGCCGCGTTCCTCTCGACGGCGTCGGGACTGACCATGGCCGTCGCCGGCGTGCTCACCCAGGACGTGCTGCCCTCCCGGGGCGTACGGCACTTCCGGCTCGGCACCGTCCTGGCCATGGCCGTGCCCCTCGCCGCGAGCGTGCTGGTCGGCGGGCTGCCCGTCGCCGACGCCGTGGGGCTCGCGTTCGCCGTGTCCGCGTCCTCCTTCTGCCCGCTGCTGGTCCTCGGCATCTGGTGGCGGCGGCTCACCCCGCCCGGGGCGGCCGCAGGGATGCTCGGCGGCGGGGGCGCGGCCCTCGTGGCCGTCGGCGCGACCATGGCCGGCTACCCGGGCACGAGCGGCCCCCTGCGCACCCTGCTCGCCTGGCCGGCGCTGTGGTCGGTGCCGCTCGGCTTCGTGACGATGGTGCTGGTGTCACTGGCCACCGCCGCTCGCGTACCGGCCGGGACGGCGGCGATCCTCGCCCGCTTCCATCTGCCGGAGGAACTCACCGACGACCAGGTCAGGGCCGCGGCGGGCGGAACCGCGGGCACGGCGTCGGGGACGGGACGGTGA
- a CDS encoding lysophospholipid acyltransferase family protein: protein MFYTVLKYVLLGPLLRLVFRPRIEGLEHIPSSGPAIVAGNHLSFADHFLMPAILKRRITFLAKAEYFTGPGIKGRLTAAFFRSIGQIPVDRSGKEAGQAAIREGLGVLRKDELLGIYPEGTRSHDGRLYKGKVGVAVMALRAQAPVIPCAMIGTFEAQPPGRKLPRIHPVVIRFGKPLDFSRYAGMEGEKAILRAITDEIMYAILSLSEQEYVDRYAAVVKAEEAARKAESGRRFPKMPMS, encoded by the coding sequence GTGTTCTATACCGTGCTCAAATATGTGCTTCTGGGTCCGCTGTTGAGGCTGGTCTTCCGGCCTCGGATCGAGGGCCTTGAGCACATACCGTCGTCGGGTCCCGCCATCGTGGCGGGCAACCATCTGTCCTTCGCGGACCACTTCCTGATGCCCGCCATCCTGAAGCGCCGGATCACCTTCCTCGCGAAGGCCGAGTACTTCACCGGCCCCGGCATCAAGGGGCGGCTGACGGCCGCCTTCTTCCGCAGCATCGGGCAGATCCCGGTGGACCGCTCCGGCAAGGAGGCGGGACAGGCCGCGATCCGCGAGGGGCTCGGGGTGCTGCGCAAGGACGAGCTGCTCGGCATCTATCCCGAGGGCACCCGTTCGCACGACGGGCGGCTCTACAAGGGCAAGGTCGGCGTCGCGGTGATGGCGCTGCGGGCCCAGGCCCCGGTGATTCCCTGCGCGATGATCGGCACCTTCGAGGCCCAGCCGCCGGGCCGCAAGCTGCCGCGGATCCACCCCGTGGTGATCCGCTTCGGCAAGCCCCTCGACTTCTCCCGCTATGCCGGGATGGAGGGCGAGAAGGCGATTCTGCGGGCCATCACGGACGAGATCATGTACGCGATCCTGTCCCTGTCCGAGCAGGAGTACGTCGACCGGTACGCGGCCGTCGTCAAGGCCGAGGAGGCCGCGCGGAAGGCCGAGTCGGGGCGCAGGTTCCCCAAGATGCCGATGAGCTGA
- the ddaH gene encoding dimethylargininase yields the protein MSESRVPRPRRFLVCEPRHFAVQYAINPWMRPDTPVDVDLAGAQWQALMSAYRAHGHSVETVEPVAGLPDMVFAANCALVLEGRVFGSSFHAPERRPESTAYETWFKTAGFDVYRPESVCEGEGDLVPTRRHILAGTGFRTTPEAHREVQEFFGVPVIGLRLVDPHFYHLDTALFVLDDDNIAYYPEAFSPGSREVLGRLFPDAVLATREDALAFGLNSVSDGRHVFIAPRAEALADQLVTHGYVPVPVDLSEFHKAGGGIKCCTQEIRS from the coding sequence GTGTCCGAAAGCCGTGTGCCGCGCCCCCGGCGCTTTCTCGTCTGCGAACCCAGACACTTCGCCGTGCAGTACGCGATCAACCCGTGGATGCGTCCCGACACCCCGGTGGACGTCGATCTCGCGGGCGCCCAGTGGCAGGCCCTGATGAGCGCCTATCGCGCCCACGGCCACTCCGTCGAGACCGTCGAGCCGGTCGCCGGCCTGCCCGACATGGTCTTCGCCGCGAACTGCGCGCTCGTCCTGGAGGGCCGGGTCTTCGGCTCGTCCTTCCACGCGCCCGAGCGCCGCCCCGAGTCCACCGCGTACGAGACCTGGTTCAAGACGGCCGGTTTCGACGTCTACCGTCCGGAGTCGGTGTGCGAGGGCGAGGGCGACCTCGTCCCGACGCGCCGCCACATCCTGGCCGGCACGGGCTTTCGCACCACGCCCGAGGCCCATCGCGAGGTCCAGGAGTTCTTCGGCGTCCCGGTGATCGGCCTGCGCCTGGTGGACCCGCACTTCTACCACCTGGACACCGCCCTGTTCGTCCTCGACGACGACAACATCGCGTACTACCCGGAGGCGTTCTCGCCCGGCAGCCGCGAGGTGCTCGGCCGGCTGTTCCCGGACGCGGTGCTCGCCACCCGCGAGGACGCCCTGGCCTTCGGCCTCAACTCCGTCTCGGACGGCCGCCATGTCTTCATCGCGCCCCGCGCCGAGGCCCTCGCCGACCAGCTCGTGACCCACGGCTACGTCCCCGTCCCCGTCGACCTGTCGGAGTTCCACAAGGCCGGCGGCGGCATCAAGTGCTGCACACAGGAGATCCGTTCATGA
- the rocD gene encoding ornithine--oxo-acid transaminase, with the protein MTAPARTTASAGAGARSSEELIRAEGPVLAHNYHPLPVVVTHAEGTWVEDVEGRRYLDMLAGYSALNFGHRNPVLIEAAHRQLDRLTLTSRAFHNDQLAGFAESLAALTGLDMVLPMNTGAEAVESAVKVARKWAYEVKGVEPDRATIVVAADNFHGRTTTIVSFSTDETARTGFGPFTPGFRVVPYNDLAALEAAIDETTAAVLIEPIQGEAGVIIPDDGYLAGVRELTRRGGCLFIADEIQSGLGRTGTTLAVEHESVVPDLLLLGKALGGGIVPVSAVVGRRDVLEVLRPGEHGSTFGGNPLAAAVGSAVVGLLETGEYQRRAAELGVVLREGLTALVGRGVEGFRSRGLWAGVDIDPSIGTGREISRGLMEEGILVKDTHGSTIRLAPPLTITAEELRSALGSLEKVLTQGV; encoded by the coding sequence ATGACCGCTCCCGCCCGTACGACCGCGTCCGCCGGCGCCGGTGCGCGCAGCTCCGAGGAACTGATCCGGGCCGAGGGCCCCGTCCTGGCGCACAACTACCACCCGCTGCCGGTGGTCGTCACGCACGCCGAGGGCACCTGGGTCGAGGACGTCGAGGGGCGCCGCTACCTCGACATGCTGGCGGGCTACTCGGCCCTCAACTTCGGCCACCGCAACCCGGTGCTGATCGAGGCGGCCCACCGCCAGCTCGACCGGCTCACCCTGACCTCGCGAGCGTTCCACAACGACCAGCTGGCCGGATTCGCCGAGTCCCTGGCCGCGTTGACGGGCCTGGACATGGTCCTGCCGATGAACACGGGCGCCGAGGCGGTGGAGAGCGCCGTCAAGGTGGCCCGCAAATGGGCGTACGAGGTGAAGGGCGTCGAGCCCGACCGGGCCACGATCGTGGTGGCGGCCGACAACTTCCACGGCCGGACGACCACGATCGTCAGCTTCTCCACCGACGAGACGGCCCGGACGGGCTTCGGGCCCTTCACCCCCGGTTTCCGGGTCGTGCCGTACAACGACCTGGCCGCGCTGGAGGCGGCGATCGACGAGACGACGGCCGCCGTGCTGATCGAGCCCATCCAGGGCGAGGCGGGCGTGATCATCCCGGACGACGGCTATCTCGCCGGCGTCCGCGAACTGACCCGGCGCGGCGGCTGCCTGTTCATCGCGGACGAGATCCAGTCCGGCCTCGGCCGCACCGGAACCACCCTGGCGGTGGAGCACGAGTCGGTCGTGCCCGACCTGCTGCTGCTCGGCAAGGCGCTCGGCGGCGGCATCGTGCCGGTCTCCGCGGTCGTCGGACGCCGGGACGTCCTCGAAGTGCTGCGGCCCGGTGAGCACGGCTCGACGTTCGGCGGCAATCCGCTGGCCGCGGCGGTCGGCTCGGCGGTCGTGGGCCTGCTGGAGACCGGGGAGTACCAGCGGCGGGCGGCCGAGCTCGGCGTGGTCCTGCGGGAGGGGCTGACGGCTCTGGTGGGCCGGGGCGTCGAGGGCTTCCGGTCCCGGGGCCTGTGGGCGGGTGTCGACATCGACCCGTCCATCGGCACGGGACGGGAGATCAGCCGCGGCCTGATGGAGGAGGGCATTCTGGTCAAGGACACCCACGGCTCGACCATCCGCCTCGCGCCGCCGCTGACGATCACGGCCGAGGAACTCCGGTCGGCTCTCGGGTCTCTGGAGAAAGTTCTGACGCAAGGGGTCTGA